Part of the Betta splendens chromosome 17, fBetSpl5.4, whole genome shotgun sequence genome, GCATATGTGTGCGTCtgcttgtgagtgtgtgtcttcgtgtgtgtctgtgtgagtaagAGCGAGTGAAATGAAAAAATCTGACCTTTCATTGTGTccaaatacatttacattatgtGTTCTTCAGTTGAAACAAATACCAGTTGGGTCTGTTTCAGCAGTAAGGTATGCTCCCAAGAGGAAGTTTACCCATGAATGAGTAAAACTGAAACAAACAGTTGCATGTATagacaaaagaaaagaccaGGTGTCCACAAAGTTAACAAATAGGTGGCTTCATTTGATGCCATTAGTTGACTGTGTGTATGATTTTCCAATATACGTTGTAGTTCTCAATTACagtaaaatatatacaatatatacaatACAGCAATACAGTTTTGTCATAACAAGTCCTAAGAGATTAAAATTATACCTGAAAGACAGTGATAGTagtgatgattattattattattacttccaATTTTAggaacatttaaacatttaagttACATTCATGAAATACTGCTCTAGAGATGGAACactaagtaagtaagtaattgGGATGCACAGGATACCTTTAATAACAAagtatattattcatattcctATAGCAGCCTTAGAAATCCACATCTAACCTTAGAGCCTACATTGGTGCTTCCTGGAGCTCAACCAAGCCAAGGCAAGTAGACATTTTTATtcaaaaatgaaacacacacaacacttaAACAGCAAAAAACACCCCTTCAAACTATggcaaagaaaaacatcaataaGAATAATAAACGAGGAGAAACTAAACACTATTAACATATGGCACTAAACACAAAAAGACTTGActctgaaaccaaacaaaggaTTTGACTTAGAAGTTAAACAAACGACTTTCACATGATTCCTAGCTTTCACGTCACGTGGCAACATTGCCTACACTACATACCGTATTTTCCGGGCTATAAAGTACACCCGGATTTAAGCCGCACCCTTTAGATTTTcataaaaaagtttttttttcatatacagACACCTGTCTATAAGCCGCAGGTGTCCACATTGAGAGATATTTGAGGATTAAATATTTGCGCAAAAAGATGATACACAAAGATGTTTGTAACTTTTACTTAAATACCGTGAATGTTTTGCTTTCCCCACACTTTTGTTGTTTCGTTGACTTTTTCCTCGTGGAAAAGCAGAGGTGACTTGACTTCTTTTAAGGTGGCGATTGTTTTGGCTTTCGTTGAGTGCAGTAAGTCCTGCATGGTTTGCGCTTAAGAGGTAACAAAACGTCTTCGCAGTATCTTTTGTCGAGTCAGCTATCTATGAAAGGCAGAAATCTGCTCTGTCGTCGCTGTCCATCCGATGCGGTCAACAAGTCAATCATATATGGTTGCTTTCTTAAAAAAAGCTGTTTGGCGTCATGAAGCTCGTAAGCCGGTAAGGATCCGgtgaaaaaagcagcagcttttagcCCGGAAATTATGGTAACCTAATGCAGCATTCTGATTAACTGAGTGAATATAATTACTGCAGTGAAAGATATCAATGGAAAGAAAAATTTGCttattttttaaaagttttcaGTTGCTAAAAAATGATTATAATTACACTAGCATTCAGTAAACATATTctcattataaaataaattcagAAGCCTTTTGTTTAGGTGGAGTTGAAAGTGTATGTTGAGCTGTTCTATTATGAATTATAGATCATACTAAATATCGACTGTTATTAGATTACTCTTGCACTATCAAGCAAACATTGTTTCTGAATGGCTGTGGACATAACTGCGTTCACTTTAAAGTTTACAAAGGCCTAGTAAAACCTCAGGAGGgacagatgtgtttgtgtgtaggagAGAATTACCTTAACACCAAGCAAAGCCCATATTAAAAAGAAACTTCTGAGATACATTATTCATAAAGTAGAATATAGAGAATATTGTGTACTATAGGAAGCTATggtttgatgttttattcatagtGTTGTGCCATAAGAAGACGGGGAGTGGTGTGTGGAATAAGAATTATTGGTTGTAATATTGGAGTACCTGTGTCTAAAGTCAGATGTTGCAGTGATGAATGTGACCAATTTTAGTCCAGTCTGAACCTTCTCATCCTTGTCATTTTGGGAATTGGAGCAGCAGAGTGTATTTACTGTGATAAACCAGGTATACTGGAAGTACTAAAATGCTTAGTTGTATTTCATCAatttcatgtacagtaacatcTTGCCAATTTTAAAGGTTGTTGGAAGACTGTAGTTCAAGTGTTCGGAACAAGACACAAATAAGAAACCACTAAGTGAATCTAATATACACTTAGTGTTAAATTTACTTGGTTTTACGGGTTTTATTTCATCCAgataaatattttcttttttatgttaAAGAAAAGCAAATTACACAGAGACCAGGATCTTACATTTATGCTAATTTCATTTAAAAGGACCTTGGTGGCTTTTGCAGTGTACTAGATAGCTTAGCATATAATTAGCATCCTAAAAGTCAAGCACATGGCTAAAAGAGTACAATATGCTGCAGATAAAAAAACAAGTCCTCTTGACATGTAATTTAAGGACAGCATCCAGCAAAGACCAGTCAAGGCAGGCTTACCAGTTGGGACATGGCATTCAGAGGAAACCGTCTGTCAATCCTGTGTGAGAGGATATTATAGTCTGGTATAAATAGACACTTTGTGTTGCAATTGGctgactccacctgcagagTCTCTGCAGTAGATTGACTCCACTGCCTCATGCCCActttatgtactgtaataagTCAAATATAGCATCAATACCCAGTCTCATCAAAGTGAATGGAAGACCAGCATTCatagtgtaaaatgtattttctgtgGTTCCTCTGACCTTATCTCTCAGCACATTGAAACTCTATGTTGATGCTGAAGTGCAAGACAGTGCCCGAGCAATTCTTACAGTATGAAAGTTACTTAGTGTGCACAGTctataaaaaggaaaaggatTTTTCCTAATGCTAAAACTTCACATTCCAGCGCTACTCCTGGGGCTTGTTTTAAATCCTTGGTTGTCTTTGTGATTTTTCCCCACAGTTTCGTGTGCCACACTCTTCTCACCCCCCCAGCAAGGTGACGTCACCAAACCCACCCTCTCAGCACTGGAGGAGAGACACGCACATGGCAGAGACACACCGTGTACCTTGGGTAAATagtcacacgcacgcacccacacacgcacacacacctaaaaataaaagtgtggcatttacagtatttgtgaGAGTGAAACAAACTTTTGAGTTGACCTGTGAGAAATCCTTATCCTTATGGGAGAGTACTTAATATTCTTCAGAACTAATGAAAACGCTTGAAATTTTAAACTGCTTGTAATTAACAAATGCTAAGATGTAGAAAATCTGCCATAATTAAAAGACCTTTAACCTGCAGGTGGCAGAAGTGTAAAACTAAAGATCACAAGGATAATTTTGGATCAGGGATGATTAGGCCAAAGTTTACCCTCCAGGGTATAACATTTTAAGTCCCTCACAtatacttacagtatatatgtcacatggtatacagtatataagatGTTTACATATGGAGTTGTACATTTCTGCTCTCCTGTGTTTATCTAAACGTGGCGGTTTGGCAGGTGTAGACCTGTTGTTctactggttttactggaaATATTCTATAGAATGGGGTTTGGTCTGTACTTGGGTTGTTTAAGCACCACAAATTCATGTATAAATCAGCTTTGTTactctaagaaaaaaaaaattcagtgtCGTTCTGATGAAATCGACTTTACAATGGACACAGCCCTGGTTAAAACACTGAACCACATGTAAGGTGCTCTGTGTTTAGCTTTGACCCTAATCTATGCCTCATTTACACTTCACAGTCCTCATCTCACTTTACTTTCTTGCTAATACACAACAGTGCTCTCCCCCACACATATGATCAACGATAGCAGTGACACCACCACTCAATGCTTTGGTAATTGATGATACTGCACAGGTCCATGTAGAAAAGGCTGGACTTATTTTTACTTGTTGCTttcacacaacagtgaacaaagGAGACAGACTATGGGTATATTATAAAATCAGTGAGTGGCTATTTTTACCGAGTGTCTATTGATGTATTAGGAGCAACAATTCCGTGTGGATTGTTGAGACAAGATGCATTTACATCTTTTTCAAGGGCTGGCACAATCTGTCTCAGATCTCCTTTACACGCAGTTTGAGAGTCAGATTGCAATCTCTCATGATTTTTTCTGGGTTGCATTAACTTTTGAACTTGATTTCTATCAGATCTGCTGAAGACAAGTGAAGTGACTAAATATAAATTAGGTTTAGCATTTATCTTAACAAACTCTCCAAACACATTAGCATAAGAGACAAAGAACTTTGTTATCTCCAATTTATAACCAGTCATTagtgtagtgtttttattttagattatGTTATTTTGCTATTTATGATTCCCTAAAACACTCATTATCATAAGCAGCACAACAATAATACATGGACAACCAATAGATTTGGCATTAACATACCGCGGCATGTAACCAAAACAATCTGATCAATGAAGCATCCTTATGATGAGATGCCCAAATACTCTCCTATGTGCACTATTTCCTCATTTGTAGATGATGATCTAATTTAATGACTTTGCATCTAGTTTTCTCCACTGTCCTATAAAACGGATATAAATAGTCTAACTTTGTTACTGTGTGCTTGTTCTTATAGTTTGAAACGATCATGAACATGGAGAAGTGTCTTTGTCGTATACACACAAGAGTGAAAAGACTTAATCCTGACTACATTAGTCTTTCCAGAAGCCTGAGAGGCCTGTTGTACGGACATGAATGGAACAGCACAGAGAGTCGGAGATACAGGAGTAATTTAtgcagaacagaaaaaaatgataGAGAGAGTAGACAagggagtgagagtgagagagaggcagacaacacacaggcagTGTATTGTAATTTATGcagagctctgagctccaacagGACACAGTGTTTATGAGCAAGACCGTGAAACAGGCAGTTGGTTTGTTAGATCCTGATAAATCAGTGCAGTGCGTTTAATGTCATAACAAGATACATGGAGAAAATACAAGACGAGTGAAACTAAAGAAACCGTGAATCAGTATTTTGTTGCAGTGCCATATGTTCAGTGGTATTTAAATGTCAACATTATGAATTTCATAGTTCTCGTCCAGATTCCCAATAATGTCTTAGATCCTATTGTggagctgtgctgctggagcttccTGTGAACGGAACAGTCTGGCTTTTCTTATATATTACTTTTTGAATCCGTCGATGAGGACACGGTGCAGTGTTCACATGTGCACAAAACATGCTGACAGATGCTATTTATTTCTAAAAGTGGAGTCTACTTTCATCTGCTGAATAATCTCTTATGCGCTGTAACCTTACATGCACCTATATAGCACAATTAAAAATACCAAAATGTTCCCATTTTAACCTGGTTTTAAAcaggatttattattatttgttttgttgactgtattttttaaattcttAAAGGAAAAGATGCACACATGGTAGTAAAGGAACATGTTTATCAGTCCAGTGTTCTTTGAGTAATTTCATGCACTTTGCACTAATCTAAATTATGGAGATTGGAGAATTTCCTTCTTGGggtttgtttttatcattttagCATATTTCTGTTCTTTGTTTCCCACAAGGTGGTAAACTGTCAACTCAGAACATGGTTTACCGCAGTGTCTGTTAATTACTTAGTCAGCACATACAATACATCATATAACTGGGCTTGCGGGCCATGCAACTCATAGCTTATCACTGATGTGGGTTTTGCAGAAAAGAGTGAGGGGGGGGAAATGTGAGACCGAGAGAGATCAAATGGAAGTTGAGGCTGAGATTAGCAGAGCAAAGGGAGCAAAAGAGGGTAGAAGGAGAAGCATGGTGAGAGATGAAGAGCAAAGATTATGAGAGGGAGAGACTGGTGTGGCTAGCCAAGCAGAAAAGGCTGTCAGTCTCTATAAAAGATCTCCTCTGTCAGATTAGTATGAGAGGACTCCTCTAACActgcctcgctctcctctcacCCTCACGTCTCTCACTCTTCCCTTGCACAATTCTCTCACTCCATTTCCCTTTTCCCTTTCTCCCGCGTATTGTTCTTTGCCATTGGACTAGTTTATAGTCTCACacggggctgctgctgcctttttctttttttgtgtgtcagaTTAGCTCTCGTGTATTTTTACACGCACagatctgcctgtgtttgtttttctcattcaaaGCCGACATGTACAGTGCATTTAAATGACTGTGTTGTTGAATGAATAGCTGTTTGTTCGCAGGCCTTCCTCTCAAGGCTGAATTACTGATAATTGGTCtgataaaagaaaaatgcaTTACAACACAAACTGCTGTTCAGCTGAATTCAGAGTTCAGAGGTCACAATGATGGGCAGTTTTTCCATCTTTTCTATCTATTATGTCTGACATTTATGTTTCAAAACACCTGTCTCTTTCTAGTCACCCTTAAAGTCTCATTTTCTGCAAGTTGTTACTCTGCTGAAGACAATACTGTCCATCTGTTGAAGCTGTGACCACCTTAATATGTCAGCACCCTTCCCATTTTGAATTTCAGTATTGTTGAGTGTGCGGTAATTAAAATAAGATTCTAAAAGTATATTTGTGTCTTTCAATATTTCCTATAGTCATACTCAGCAGGTGGTTTGGGCGATGACGACTTCAACAtcccccccatcacccccccaaACCTGCCAGACCACATGCTGTCCCCTCATCTCTCCCACAACTCCCAGTCTGGACCGTACCACACTCTGGACCCAGCTCCCAGCTCAGTTCGCCACCACCCCTACCAGCTGCAGGGCATGGGTCTGCCTGGTAGCCAAGATGGAGCTGCTATGCTGAACCAAAATGGCAGCGCATTTAGCCCAGACAGTGGCCCAATGACCAGTACACTCTCTGTGGTGAGTATAAATCATTACATGAGGATATTTTACTTAATAATGATCTTATAATATCCCTCTTAGAGGTCAACTATTGTATTCAATTACAGCTTTGTAAGTCTAGGTACATGTATGTGATTGAATGTTCTACAACATtagcattattttttttttacattaccaTTAAAAATAAGATTAGAACTCTGTTATTATGCTAAGTTAGAACACCTAAACAAAGTCAACAGCCAGTGCACTTTCATTTAtacagcagctttaaaaaacattttaatattgttcAACAGAATGAAGCAGAACAGTTTTTGTGAATGGGATGTTAAATATTAGCATCAAATTATCAAGAGAGTAACTTGATTCATTTCCTTACATCCGTAATGTCATTTGTATTTGCCCTGGGTCATTTGACTAAGCTTCCTGATTATTATATACTTAATACAGTAACTCTGAGTATTAAAGCTTCCAATCAAACCAGAGCTATCAACATATCGTCATAGGTGCAGGGTTGGAGATACTTTGATAAATGGACAGAACCAACACTGAGGAACAACACGATTTAAACATCACTTTGAGTCTTGCTCTAACATACTTTGACTTCACTCATTGCAGAAACTGTAGCCTCTCAGTCAGTCTTAAATTTGGATCTGACAGCCAATGGACATATTTTAACTACACTCTTACATATTTTATTCAGTTAAACTGTATGCGGGAGGATATTGCCTGGGGCAGTGGTTTTGAAAGCCAATCACAGCAGCTGGCTGCTGTGacatttgtttcatattttaagtCTTCATTTCAGAGTAAATTGAAAATCCTGCTTTTAGCCGTGACATTCAgatgtgactgactgtgtcGTACAGTAAAGAAATGAAAGCTAGACCCGAGACTTGCAGTTTGTTCAACTGTCATAGAAAAAACCTGCTGTTCATTGGGGAGACAGGAGTGTTAGTATGTGTCAGTATGTGTAATAAAGATTTCTCCCGTTTTATTAAGACTGAAACTTGCAGCCCTCCCACTTCTTAGTGATCTGTCTGTTGTCACCTTCTCCATATTAAATCTGTCTGCTACAATATCAAGTGTCATATTGAAACCTCATGGTAAGCTCTTAGTCTTTGTCAATTATGATGTCTAGAAAACACCACCAAACGGGCAGTTTTAATAACTGTAGTTAAAGTGATTATTTTTCTTTGATTGTGACCTGCGTGTTAACTGTGCGAGCCTGAGGCTAATAGTTTTAGTGACCTCAACGGAGggtctttgttttccttttgtgtctTACCCTTTCCCGTTCTCTCCTTTCGCTCACTTTTATATTGTCATAATAACATGCATTTACTGCCGGTCCATGAATTATGGTTGCTTGGCAACCGTGTCTGATTCAGGCTAAACGGAAAGGGTGGAGGGCTATAAAAATTCATGtccgtgtgtatttgtgcattaGGCAACTACTCAGTAACAGTTTATGTTAAGATCTgatcttgtttttttgtctgtctaATCTTATTAGATTTGTGTTTCAACTAGAAATTATTTCCCAATGAGTTTATATGAGTTATAATCCTTGACATCTACATCTACTATCTACTAGCAACATAGTCCATCAGATAACATAGTTATTAGGTTCTGATAAATTCTAATATCAATTAATGTTTTAATCTAAACAAACATCAAAATtttccaacagcagcagcaaaaaatTAGTTTGAATGATATGtgagagctgaatatttgcCTGAGCATGCTATGAATTAATGGAAAAGAGAACCATCatatgaaaatgcaaaaaaggcTCTTCAGAAAATCCAGAGTTATGATacattacagtaaatgcttATTTGTGTCTATTGGCAACAGTACGAATCAGTGTGTACAAGCATGTTAGATctgtaagaaagaaagaagttgTCAGGAAATAAATCTGACGTTCCTGTTAAGCTTGATGAAGTACCAAGCACAGTACAGTAGAGTTAACTGAGAggtttgattttcttttgtgtttctttattgtTTCAGTGAAGTTAATAATATATAGCAATATATGAACTGGAGTTGATTCACCGCACCTGCAGATTTTCAGATCACCAACTCTACTTGCCTCTACATCTCTTTAAACTCACATATCTGTCAGATGAGAACAAGTCAATTTATCTACTGATGTGATCAGGATTAACACTGACAAATGAATTGAAATATAAATTAATgtaaaaactatataaatatactTTTAAGCATCACAGTTGTGTTCAAACCAATTCCAGTCATTGCAAGAGCGGGGTCTCAGACAATCACAGCATCTAGAAACAtttccaaaaaaaaacatctaaaattatTTGGTTGCTATTTGAGATAATTGAAATATATGAATAAGAAAAGAGAATAATTCATAGGTCATTTGTATTcttactaatactactactaagaATAGATGaactgcattttaaattaaactggGAAGGTCAATTTAGCAAACTGTGCATTTTTTCCTGTAATTTATGCAGATTTGCACGTGTCTAATTAACTCAAACAGACAAACCGTGCGCTTATTAATCAATCTGTTCTGAATTTAGTGGCCATGTATGATTAGCATAGTGACTGTGTCATTGCTCATACATGAGTCATGCCAGTCATGAGGGGTTCCCCCCTCTCTGGTCCTCTTattcaattatgctaaattttGCCAAATTTTCCTTCCCCAGCAGGAAAATCCGATTCATATTTTTCCGCTGTAAATGCATTTGAGTGTTTGCCATATTTGTAGGAATGTTGGTTTAGACGCGATGCGGTGTGACCTTATGACCTCATGTAAATAGTAGTAACGTTATCACCACAAATATCTTTGCTTCGTTTATTAAATTCACTCTCTTCTGCATTTTTCTTttgagtttttctttttatgattcttttttttttagttgatATGCAAAGTTTATTTGTCATCCTAAACCGGCCAATATGATTAGACAAAAGACGTCCGTCAGTcgtttttatattttctttctcctttgATGCAACCTTAAATAGCTCAGCTTGGTTCTCAGGTCTTCAAAAAAGTAATTTGCAAGCTTATTAATATTAACCATGCAGGCGGCCCACTGCAGGATTATACCAGAATGTTATTTGGTTTTTAGCTCTGGCCAAACCACAGTTATTATTCTTCATCATTTCTGCCAGCACATGCTGTAGTGTGAAACCTCTTCACATCTTGGGAAATGTCACTCTGTTTTCCACCTAAATACCACAGACTCTATTCAGTGACTGTTGCCAGTAATCAAGTTCAGGTAATATGCCCAAAGGGGCAAGCGCACACCAGACCACATCCTTTATTATTTGATACTTACTAAGAGGAAACTCTGAACACAAAACACCGTCAGCTGCGTCCCATCGTCAGACTAGGTGGTGGGTGTCACAGTTCCCATGTAGACAAGAGAGTGTCACAGACttttgttttccacagaaaTGGCCAGACATCACTGTACACACGTGCTGGCTACAAATTAACAGTTTGTCTCATTTATCTAAAACTTGCCGGgtatttgattttgtttttcgttGAAATAAAAGATACAGTTTTTAAACATAATATCTTTAACTGTTTGTTGATACATTGATACAGTACATCTATCAGAGCTAATGGAAGGAATCTCATGAGACAAACATGAAACTgaatacaaaacacaagttttGAACAAAAGACTGTGAAAGCTACTAAACCAGTGACAGTTCTGTGCATTATTAAATGAGGCAACACATTAAATGTCACCCAGTTTCACTCTTGGTGTGAAAATATTAAAGAGGTTTATGTCCACATTGTGTGGTTTTatgcacagcaacacacatttCTGCTATATTGATACGTTCTCATTTAGGATTTACTGCTTCAACCTCAATGAATTATATAAGTGTTAGATGTATAAACAATGCTTATTAATAGTTTATTTACCTGCACTGCCTAAATAATGTTTGGACATCTGACGtcattaaataatattttttatgttgtatatatgcatttatataataatttaaaactaTTATGAAAATACTGCCAACTATTATCAAACtaattgtaattattatataaatataatataagcATAAAGCCTTTATGATATTATATGATATTATATTTTGCCTATTAATGTAGCTCTGCATTGTGAGTAATGAATTATGAATATACACACGTTCAACTAAAGCGCCATAGCGTACAGTTGTATTTGCCTGTATTGTACTATACTAATTTATAGAAGCTGTATGTGAATGATAGTTTTGGCAGCTCTAGAAGTTGATTGATCAATGACATTAACTTTTAAGGTTACTTCTTTGTGTTCACgcagatgcagcagatggtGAACTCTGATTCCCGGTTCACAAGCAGTCAACAGCCAATTGAAGCAGCACTTGGACCAAGAAGCCAGTCAGGCATGAGTCAGCAGAACCAGCTATCCGTCATTCACCAATCCCAGCTGGGTCCGAACGGAAACTCTGTTACCCACAATTCACCGTCACCTCCTGGGAGTAAATCTGCCACGCCATCTCCCTCCAGTTCAGCACACGAAGATGAGAATGACGATGGACTCAgggtatgcacacacacacacacacacacacacacacacacacacacacacacacacacacacacacacacacatctcgtGTTTTTATGACTCATATCTCGCTGAGCTGTGGCAGCCTTAGTGCTCTgtggtgtgttctgtgtgtatgtgtctatACAACTGACTGTAGACTCTGCAGAGTTGTTATGTTAATGGTATGTGTCATAATAGACCCATTTCCTCTGCATATCAACTAGATGGAAATTAGCTATCATTGTTAGATGTCTCACACTGAAAGATACACTGCAACTAACAGCTACTATTCTGTGGAAATGAAACCAACACTGTACTGTTGTATATCTTTAGCCACTCTATTATTCTTTTACGTCATGCAAAACATGacttaaaacacacatgaaaacacacagaaatgtagATGGGCAACATAATCGCTCACAATGCAGGGAATGGTAACTGCcgggaaacaacacaaatatattTTGTCTGTCGGAATGTATTCAACCCCCTTCTTTTCCCAGCATATTATTGGAGCAGAGAAGCGGTCGGCAGCAGTGGACATCTCCAAGAAACCCaaaacaccaaagaagaagaagcgaaAAGATCCCAATGAACCAGTGAAGCCTGTGTCTGCCTACGCTTTGTTCTTCAGGGACACCCAGGCCAACATCAAGGCCCAGAACCCCAATGCCACCTTCGGGGAGGTGTCAAAGATTGTGGCCTCAATGTGGGATGGGctaggagaggaagagaaacaggTAGAGCCTCATTGCTCTCTTTTATTttagatatttaaataaaattttaaatatttttataattgaaacttttatttgacaaaataaacacattgaaTTCACAATTAAATGATGTCAGGTTACTTTAGAAAATGTATCAGCATTaatgttgtaataataatagtcaATAATGTTTCAGGTATACAAGAAGAAGACAGAAACAGCTAAGAAAGAGTATCTGAAACAACTGGCTGCGTACAGAGCCAGCCTGGTCTCACAGGTATCCGTGTGTATTTAAGTATGTCttacttgtgtgtttttgtgtagaaACCTGCAGACTAATCATCCGCTTTTCTTTTATTCTCCAGAGCTACAATGACCCATCTGAAATGAAGGcaccccactcctcctcctcttcttcctcttcctcctctgcctccatgtTTTCTCCCAAACCTCCCGTCTACCCCGGTCACCCAGGCCAGCACCCTTCCTCTCACACCCTCCCTCCTCAGCATCTGGGGATGTACATGCCGTACCCCCACCTCTCACATCCTTCCCATGCCTCAAGCCCTGGCCTTGCCTCCCACCTGTCTCCACCCCAAGCCCAGATCCATCCCCAGCTCCAGGGTCTGTCTTCTAGGGGGACTGTGCCACAGACCAGCGTCCCTCACCAGGGAGCCCTGTCTCTCGGCAGCATGGTGGCAGCGTCCACGCCTCCTCTACAGGTCAGCCCTCCACTCCACAGCCAGGCACATCTGGGAGGACTGCACAGTCCACACCACCCgcaccagcagctcagtggacACTCACTGGGAATGACACACTCCTCTGCTATCACACAGGTCAGTCAAACAAACTAAACTACGGGCAGATTGCATGCAGACTCAAACTGTGTGTTTGACATGGCAACAACATAAAAGACATAACTTGTTGATATAGAAACAGAATCATTTTCCGCATGATGGGAGGAAGCTGACATCATTTAGGATGCATCATACAGATGCGCAGTATTTACGAtgcatttctctctttctgtcttcatTAGCGGATTTACTAAAATTCTGCATTTTTTGTGATTATTTCAAAGCACTTCAATGTTTTGTGcagtgcaaaaaaaaagaaaattgtgGGACATGGTCTTTAG contains:
- the tox gene encoding thymocyte selection-associated high mobility group box protein TOX, which translates into the protein MDVTVYPPPPQPLAASDHTRLGQHSYPEPAYGTPKLEGDTMFLGMAEAGLDFASTNQFRVPHSSHPPSKVTSPNPPSQHWRRDTHMAETHRVPWSYSAGGLGDDDFNIPPITPPNLPDHMLSPHLSHNSQSGPYHTLDPAPSSVRHHPYQLQGMGLPGSQDGAAMLNQNGSAFSPDSGPMTSTLSVMQQMVNSDSRFTSSQQPIEAALGPRSQSGMSQQNQLSVIHQSQLGPNGNSVTHNSPSPPGSKSATPSPSSSAHEDENDDGLRHIIGAEKRSAAVDISKKPKTPKKKKRKDPNEPVKPVSAYALFFRDTQANIKAQNPNATFGEVSKIVASMWDGLGEEEKQVYKKKTETAKKEYLKQLAAYRASLVSQSYNDPSEMKAPHSSSSSSSSSSASMFSPKPPVYPGHPGQHPSSHTLPPQHLGMYMPYPHLSHPSHASSPGLASHLSPPQAQIHPQLQGLSSRGTVPQTSVPHQGALSLGSMVAASTPPLQVSPPLHSQAHLGGLHSPHHPHQQLSGHSLGMTHSSAITQGYHPSLQSEYQPVGGGMLNGGAVMSSSVDYHQLGRQTPNHHPSLDWTTDYHGNVSLQRDKPLYLS